A section of the Thermus antranikianii DSM 12462 genome encodes:
- a CDS encoding UvrD-helicase domain-containing protein produces MKLYVASAGTGKTHTLVQELLTLLRQGVPLRRMAAVTFTRKAAEELRGRILQEVGALEGLEGKEARREAHGALFTTIHGFMAAALRHTAPLLSLDPDFSILDEFLAETLFLEEARSLLYLKGIDPLQKEGLLDQLLTLYRKRSLAAELKPLSGAEGIFALFQEVLAAYRRRTVEMLGPGDLEALALRLLEHPQAVRRVVERFPHLLVDEYQDVNPLQGRFFRALEEAGARVVAVGDPKQSIYLFRNAQVEVFREALRRAEEVRPLGETFRHAQGLAAFLNAFVERFFPEPERVLVRPRREGEGRVEVHWVVGEGSLEEKRLQEAMILAQRLLALKEEGYAFSDMAVLVRSRTSLPYLERAFRALGVPYGIRRGRSFFSRLEVRDIYHALRVGLLEGTPSPEERFSLMAFLRGPFVGLDLGRMEKALKEEDPLVHLPPEVQSRLGWLKALAGKHPFEALKALVRDETFLMRLSQRARTNLDTLLLLAASERFPDLEALLDWLKVRARDPEAAELPEGGEGVHVLTVHAAKGLEWPVVGVFDLSRKERLQEEALLVGLGGEVALKGTPAYQQVRPVLRRAQKEEALRLLYVALSRARDVLVLTGSASSYPGPWAKALAALGLGPESGDSRVRVHDGKGVPRFPPPSPMPSPQPAPYASLILPPKPFPPVYSPSAHRKAEGEPLPLGESLEAEGLPGFARALGTLVHYALARDLDPGDEARMQALLLQEVALPFEEEEKARLLEEVKGLLGSYREMLGSLLPGLEARDEDHVELPLALSHAGTVWQGVLDRLYRVGECWYLEDYKTDQRVAPEHYRLQLALYWEAVRRAWGVEAEARLVYLRHKKVHVFSPKELQEALRELEKAPGILSQGLEPGLL; encoded by the coding sequence GTGAAGCTCTACGTGGCCTCGGCGGGTACGGGGAAGACCCATACCCTGGTGCAGGAGCTTTTGACCCTTCTGCGCCAAGGGGTGCCCTTAAGGCGCATGGCCGCCGTCACCTTCACCCGTAAGGCCGCCGAGGAGCTCAGGGGGCGCATTCTTCAGGAGGTGGGGGCCTTAGAGGGCCTAGAGGGGAAGGAGGCCAGGCGGGAGGCGCACGGCGCTCTTTTTACCACCATTCACGGCTTCATGGCCGCGGCCCTTCGCCACACTGCCCCTCTCCTCTCCTTGGACCCGGATTTCTCCATCTTAGACGAGTTTTTGGCCGAAACCCTCTTCTTGGAAGAAGCCCGGAGCCTCCTCTATCTGAAGGGTATAGACCCCTTGCAGAAGGAGGGGCTTTTGGACCAGCTCTTGACCCTTTACAGGAAGCGCTCCCTGGCGGCCGAGCTCAAGCCCCTCTCAGGGGCGGAAGGAATCTTTGCCCTCTTCCAGGAGGTACTGGCGGCTTACCGGAGGCGGACCGTGGAGATGCTGGGGCCAGGGGATCTCGAGGCCTTGGCCCTTCGTCTTCTGGAACATCCCCAGGCAGTAAGGAGGGTGGTGGAGCGCTTTCCCCATCTCCTCGTGGATGAGTACCAGGATGTAAACCCTTTGCAGGGGCGGTTCTTCCGGGCCCTGGAGGAGGCGGGAGCTAGGGTGGTGGCCGTGGGGGATCCCAAGCAGTCCATCTACCTTTTCCGCAACGCCCAGGTGGAGGTTTTCCGCGAGGCCTTGAGAAGGGCTGAGGAGGTGCGTCCCCTTGGGGAAACCTTCCGCCACGCCCAAGGACTTGCCGCCTTTTTAAACGCCTTCGTGGAGAGGTTCTTTCCTGAGCCGGAAAGGGTTTTGGTGCGGCCCAGGCGGGAAGGAGAAGGCCGGGTGGAAGTGCATTGGGTGGTCGGGGAGGGAAGCCTCGAGGAAAAGCGCCTGCAGGAGGCCATGATTTTGGCCCAGAGGCTTTTGGCTCTCAAGGAGGAAGGCTATGCCTTCTCGGACATGGCTGTCTTGGTGCGAAGCCGCACCAGCCTTCCCTACCTGGAGCGAGCTTTCCGTGCCCTGGGGGTACCTTACGGTATCCGCCGGGGACGGAGCTTCTTTAGCCGCCTGGAGGTGCGGGACATCTACCACGCCTTAAGGGTTGGCCTCCTGGAGGGTACGCCTTCCCCGGAGGAGCGCTTCTCCCTTATGGCGTTCCTGCGGGGCCCCTTCGTGGGCTTGGATCTTGGACGGATGGAGAAGGCTCTCAAGGAGGAGGATCCCCTTGTCCACCTGCCTCCGGAGGTACAAAGCCGCTTGGGCTGGCTTAAGGCCCTTGCGGGAAAACACCCCTTTGAAGCGCTAAAGGCCCTGGTGAGGGACGAGACCTTCCTTATGCGGCTTTCCCAAAGGGCCCGCACCAACCTGGATACCCTTCTCCTCCTGGCAGCTTCCGAGCGCTTCCCCGACCTCGAGGCCCTACTCGACTGGCTGAAGGTAAGGGCAAGGGATCCCGAGGCTGCTGAGCTGCCCGAAGGAGGGGAGGGAGTGCATGTCCTCACCGTGCATGCCGCCAAGGGGTTAGAGTGGCCGGTGGTGGGGGTCTTTGACCTTTCCCGGAAGGAGCGCTTGCAGGAGGAGGCCCTTCTGGTGGGGCTTGGAGGGGAGGTGGCCCTGAAGGGCACACCCGCCTATCAGCAGGTAAGGCCAGTTTTGAGAAGGGCTCAGAAGGAGGAGGCCCTAAGGCTCCTTTACGTGGCGCTATCCCGGGCCCGGGACGTCCTAGTGCTTACAGGGAGCGCTTCTTCCTATCCTGGTCCTTGGGCTAAGGCCCTTGCGGCCCTGGGCTTGGGACCCGAGTCCGGGGATTCCCGGGTGCGGGTGCATGACGGAAAGGGAGTGCCGAGGTTTCCTCCGCCTTCCCCCATGCCTTCTCCCCAGCCTGCTCCCTATGCCTCCTTGATCCTACCCCCCAAGCCCTTTCCTCCGGTTTATTCCCCGAGCGCCCACCGCAAGGCGGAAGGGGAACCCTTGCCCTTGGGCGAGTCCCTGGAGGCCGAGGGGCTTCCCGGGTTCGCGCGGGCCTTGGGAACCCTGGTCCACTACGCCCTCGCCCGCGACCTAGATCCAGGGGACGAGGCCAGGATGCAGGCTCTCCTCCTGCAGGAGGTGGCCCTTCCGTTTGAGGAGGAGGAAAAGGCCCGGCTTCTCGAGGAGGTCAAGGGGCTTCTTGGCTCCTACCGGGAGATGCTGGGAAGCCTCCTCCCGGGCTTGGAGGCTAGAGACGAGGATCATGTGGAGCTTCCCTTAGCCCTGTCCCATGCGGGTACCGTTTGGCAAGGGGTTTTGGACCGGCTCTACCGGGTGGGGGAATGTTGGTACCTGGAGGACTACAAGACCGACCAGAGGGTGGCCCCGGAGCATTACCGCCTGCAGTTAGCCCTTTACTGGGAGGCGGTGCGGCGGGCCTGGGGGGTGGAGGCTGAAGCCCGTTTGGTCTATTTAAGGCACAAAAAAGTTCACGTTTTCTCGCCAAAAGAGCTTCAGGAGGCCCTTCGGGAGTTGGAAAAAGCCCCCGGGATCCTCTCCCAGGGGCTGGAGCCGGGCCTTCTTTAG